AATCAGAGTCTGATTGCTAGGAACACTGTCAGGAACTGGAGTCTAAAAAGTCACAGAGCCTGGCCTGGAGAGACATTGTTTACTCAGGATGAGGACTGGGTAATCCTGTGGTGGCAGATCAACTGTCAAAACTGGGGGCTGGGCTCAAGGGCCTGACAATCCTGTCAGTGACCACTGGGATAATCTTTACAGTGTGAGAAAGAAGAAGCCAGAATGATGAAGGAAGTTACTGGTTacaaggaggtggagatggggaggtTCTTCCCCCACTCAGTCCTCCACATGAGAAGGCCCAAGTGTTATATTCCCCTTTTCTCCGATTCTCTCCTGACTCCTGAGCACTCCAGGGTCCCTCACAGGTCTCCTCTCCTGTCTGGTGGCTCCATTGGTCTCACTTCCTGGAGGGAATCAGGCCATGGCTTggatcctgcttctgctgctgtcagCTGAATGTCTGCAAGTTCGTGAGTTTGGGGACCTTGTTAGCTGGGACTCTGCCTTAACCATGGAGGGGCCAGGGGGCTGGGAAGAGCAGGCTGTCCTGTGGACAGGGATCTGCTAGAGAAGCCACCAGTGCTCTGTGTCCCAAGAGAGAGCTCATCCTCAGAGTGGGTCCAGCCCAACACTTCCTTGTCTGTCCTGTCCTGTATGGGACAGTCGGCCATAAGGACAGTCCCTCCCTGTGTCCCACATCTGACTATGGATGATAGCCCAGGAAGCCTCTCCATACTCTGATCCCCATCCTCCCCAGGTAACTCAGCAAGATCCAACAAAGTAAATGCCTTTGGATTCAAACAACCAGCAAACCTCTCTGGTGTACAGGGCGGCTCCATCGAGATCCACTTCTCTTTCTACTTCTCCTGGGAGTTGGCAGAGGATCCACAGATGAGGATTCTCTGGAGATGGAAGCACTTCCATGGGGAATATATCTACAACTCCAACCCACCTATCACACATAAGCATTTCAAGAACTGGCTAATCCTGAATGGGACACAGCCTCAGACATCTGGAGTCCTCAGAATCCTGGACTTGAAGAAGGAGGATCAGACAGTGTACTTCTGCCGAGTTCATCTGAACACAAAAAAAGGCATGGAGGAGTTTCAGTCGATTCATGGAACCCAACTCACCATCACTCCTGGTGAGCACATCCCAGGTCAGGCCCTGGTGACCCTGGCTTTCTTGTGCCATAGATGTCATTAGAGATCTTATACTTCTGATCTTTTCATgtgtcctgtcccctccccagagCTCTGACAActccagctttcctcttccccacaATCATCCACAAGCCTTGGCTGCTCTCTCTGATCTGCCCTCATGTGCTCTcagatccaccccacccccagtctcagCTCTTCCCAGATGGCCCAGGCTCCTGCTCCTTTCTCCAAACTGCACTACcgccctgcccaccccaccctcattGACACAAATCCATGTGGATCTGGCCTCTCCAGGACGGAGCAGCCTTCACCTGGTCCTGTGTCAGGGTCTCCCTTAGATCTGGACTTTACACCATATCTCGTGCCTTCCACAGAAGTTGCCTTCTGGCCCCGTGtacccctcctccttttctgggtCCC
This portion of the Onychomys torridus unplaced genomic scaffold, mOncTor1.1, whole genome shotgun sequence genome encodes:
- the LOC118576486 gene encoding paired immunoglobulin-like type 2 receptor beta-2, which gives rise to LLSCLVAPLVSLPGGNQAMAWILLLLLSAECLQVRNSARSNKVNAFGFKQPANLSGVQGGSIEIHFSFYFSWELAEDPQMRILWRWKHFHGEYIYNSNPPITHKHFKNWLILNGTQPQTSGVLRILDLKKEDQTVYFCRVHLNTKKGMEEFQSIHGTQLTITPGEHIPAPKTTSASPTTATSALTRTALTATEGKMNRKKESLGLGTTVGLTVAAAVLLAGVLGLMVFLRWRRRKGQRDQSRNPQPGTSLKTLRMLNLKDNMWTQRDPH